From one Simplicispira suum genomic stretch:
- the ribH gene encoding 6,7-dimethyl-8-ribityllumazine synthase produces the protein MFGADKGNANKQDGSKLHVAMVQARFNEGITTALAEACRTELLALGVQEKNIRHVTVPGALEVATALQALAEQDEYDALIALGCIIRGETYHFELVANESAAGVTRIGLDYHLPVANAILTTENLEQAIARQHEKGRDAARVAVEMANLLEELE, from the coding sequence ATGTTCGGCGCAGACAAAGGAAATGCAAACAAGCAGGATGGCAGCAAACTGCACGTCGCGATGGTGCAGGCACGCTTCAACGAAGGCATTACCACCGCCTTGGCCGAGGCCTGCCGCACCGAGCTGCTGGCGCTGGGCGTACAAGAGAAAAACATCCGCCACGTCACCGTGCCCGGCGCGCTTGAAGTGGCCACCGCGCTGCAGGCGCTGGCCGAGCAGGATGAATACGACGCGCTGATTGCGCTGGGCTGCATCATCCGCGGCGAGACCTACCATTTCGAACTGGTGGCCAACGAATCGGCAGCTGGCGTCACGCGCATCGGGCTGGACTACCACCTGCCAGTGGCCAACGCCATCCTGACCACCGAAAACCTGGAGCAGGCCATCGCCCGCCAACACGAAAAGGGCCGCGACGCGGCACGCGTGGCCGTTGAAATGGCCAATCTGCTGGAGGAGCTTGAATGA
- the ribBA gene encoding bifunctional 3,4-dihydroxy-2-butanone-4-phosphate synthase/GTP cyclohydrolase II has product MNAPLPGSAIAPISPVQDIVEEMRAGRMVILVDEEDRENEGDLVLAADHVTPEAINFMARFGRGLICLTLTRERCERLRLPPMATRNGTKMGTAFTVSIEAAEGVTTGISAADRARTVQAAVAAQAQADDLVQPGHIFPLQAVDGGVLMRAGHTEAGCDLAAMAGCSPAAVICEIMKDDGTMARLPDLQLFAAEHGIKIGTIADLIEHRSRTESLVQKVGTRSMQTAFGEFTAHAFRDGPSQAVHIALVRGQWQEGESVPVRVHEPLSVLDTLEVNRAMHSWGLDTSLQYIASQGRGVAVLLNCGESAEQLLAQFDGTARAAHAPERGRMDLRTYGVGAQILRECGVVRMQLMGQPRRMPSMAGYGLEITGYIPKE; this is encoded by the coding sequence ATGAACGCCCCCCTTCCTGGCTCAGCCATCGCACCGATCTCTCCGGTGCAAGACATCGTCGAAGAAATGCGCGCCGGGCGCATGGTGATCCTGGTCGATGAAGAAGACCGCGAGAACGAAGGCGACCTGGTGCTGGCCGCCGACCACGTCACGCCGGAGGCCATCAACTTCATGGCCCGCTTTGGCCGTGGCCTGATCTGCCTGACGCTCACCCGCGAGCGCTGCGAGCGCCTGCGCCTGCCGCCCATGGCGACACGCAACGGAACAAAAATGGGAACGGCTTTCACCGTCTCTATCGAAGCGGCCGAAGGGGTGACCACCGGCATTTCGGCGGCCGACCGCGCGCGCACCGTGCAGGCCGCCGTGGCTGCCCAGGCGCAGGCCGACGATCTGGTGCAACCCGGCCATATCTTTCCGCTGCAAGCCGTGGATGGCGGCGTACTGATGCGCGCGGGCCATACCGAAGCCGGCTGCGACCTGGCCGCGATGGCCGGCTGCAGCCCGGCCGCCGTGATCTGCGAGATCATGAAAGACGACGGCACCATGGCCCGCCTGCCGGATCTGCAGTTGTTTGCTGCCGAGCACGGCATCAAGATCGGCACGATTGCCGACCTCATCGAACACCGAAGCCGCACCGAATCGCTGGTGCAAAAAGTCGGCACGCGCAGCATGCAGACCGCCTTTGGCGAGTTCACCGCCCATGCCTTCCGCGATGGCCCGAGCCAGGCTGTGCACATCGCGCTGGTGCGCGGCCAGTGGCAGGAGGGCGAATCGGTCCCGGTGCGCGTGCACGAGCCGCTGTCGGTGCTCGACACGCTGGAGGTGAACCGCGCCATGCACTCCTGGGGACTGGACACCAGTCTGCAGTACATCGCCAGCCAGGGGCGCGGCGTGGCCGTTCTGCTCAATTGCGGTGAGAGCGCCGAGCAGCTGCTGGCCCAGTTCGATGGCACGGCCCGCGCCGCCCACGCGCCCGAGCGCGGACGCATGGATCTGCGCACCTACGGCGTAGGCGCCCAGATCCTGCGCGAATGCGGCGTCGTGCGCATGCAGCTCATGGGCCAGCCGCGCCGCATGCCCAGCATGGCGGGCTACGGACTCGAAATCACCGGTTACATCCCAAAAGAATAG